A region from the Candidatus Methylomirabilota bacterium genome encodes:
- a CDS encoding sigma-54 dependent transcriptional regulator, protein MKRDRTVLVVDDEKTITDGLRLTLEAEGYTVRTAASVREALTGVAQAEAHVAILDLMLPDGDGIGLTRELKRRDPALEVIVVTAYGSVRKAMEATKGAGAFYVLEKPFDPDELLGLVKNALEHRRLATENADLRRRLVEQVADSEILGQAPGMRRVMETVASVAEADANVLIIGESGSGKELIANALHERSPRREGPWIKINCAALPRDLIESELFGHTKGAFTGATTDKTGLLEEADGGSLLLDEIIEMPVDLQAKLLRVLEERVVRRLGGPKATPVDFRLISSTNRSPETALKEGRLRQDLFFRINTVSIQVPSLRERREDIPVLVKAFLERYCAKHDRTVEGIEPGAYRRLLAYPWPGNVRELQHALERAVLVTRGPQLVLEDFPEPLHRAAGEPGAAITIAPSEVPAGSLEEIERASILKALEATKWNKQAAAALLGLRRPTLYSKMRRHGIPQRRP, encoded by the coding sequence GTGAAGCGGGACAGGACCGTGCTGGTGGTGGACGACGAGAAAACGATCACCGACGGCCTCCGCCTGACGCTGGAGGCCGAGGGCTACACGGTCCGCACCGCGGCGAGCGTGCGGGAGGCGCTCACGGGCGTCGCGCAGGCGGAGGCCCACGTCGCGATCCTCGACCTCATGCTGCCGGACGGCGACGGCATCGGGCTCACGCGCGAGCTCAAGCGGCGCGACCCGGCGCTCGAGGTCATCGTCGTCACGGCCTACGGCTCGGTGCGCAAGGCGATGGAGGCGACGAAGGGCGCCGGCGCGTTCTACGTCCTCGAGAAGCCGTTCGATCCCGACGAGCTGCTCGGCCTCGTCAAGAACGCCCTCGAGCATCGCCGGCTCGCCACCGAGAACGCCGACCTCCGCCGCCGGCTCGTCGAGCAGGTCGCCGACAGCGAGATCCTCGGGCAGGCGCCGGGGATGCGGCGCGTGATGGAGACGGTGGCGTCGGTCGCCGAGGCCGACGCCAACGTGCTGATCATCGGCGAGAGCGGCAGCGGCAAGGAGCTGATCGCGAACGCGCTGCACGAGCGCAGCCCGCGCCGCGAGGGGCCGTGGATCAAGATCAACTGCGCGGCGCTGCCCAGGGATCTCATCGAGTCGGAGCTCTTCGGCCACACGAAGGGCGCCTTCACCGGCGCCACCACCGACAAGACCGGCCTCCTGGAAGAGGCCGACGGCGGCTCGCTCCTGCTCGACGAGATCATCGAGATGCCGGTGGACCTCCAGGCCAAGCTCCTGCGCGTCCTCGAGGAGCGCGTCGTGCGCCGGCTGGGCGGCCCGAAGGCCACGCCCGTGGACTTCCGCCTGATCTCCTCCACGAACCGGAGCCCGGAGACTGCGCTCAAGGAGGGCCGCCTCCGCCAGGACCTCTTCTTCCGCATCAACACCGTGTCCATCCAGGTGCCGTCGCTGCGCGAGCGGCGCGAGGACATCCCGGTGCTCGTGAAAGCCTTCCTCGAGCGCTACTGCGCGAAGCACGACCGCACGGTGGAGGGGATCGAGCCCGGGGCGTACCGGCGCCTGCTCGCTTACCCCTGGCCGGGGAACGTGCGCGAGCTCCAGCACGCCCTCGAGCGCGCCGTGCTCGTCACGCGCGGACCGCAGCTCGTGCTCGAGGATTTCCCCGAGCCCTTGCATCGCGCGGCCGGCGAGCCGGGCGCGGCGATCACCATCGCGCCCTCGGAGGTGCCGGCGGGCTCGCTGGAGGAGATCGAGCGCGCGTCGATACTCAAGGCGCTCGAGGCCACCAAGTGGAACAAGCAGGCGGCCGCGGCGCTGCTCGGCCTTAGGCGTCCGACGCTCTATTCCAAAATGCGCAGGCACGGCATTCCCCAGCGCCGGCCGTAG
- a CDS encoding ATP-binding protein gives VRRGPAGALVIETPTRVEPTEDDLELLALFSSQAAIAVRNTHELERHRSGALAALGRMATQVAHEVKNPLAGLRLYARHLEQRLSRAADAEGAELAGKIATTVDHLASVVAEITTFGRPPELHRAPTQVHDLLDECLALAAARFEGAAVEVVRKYDPAIREAPLDARGLRKAFLNLILNAFEALAAGGRLTVTTALAADTATLAVTIEDTGVGMTDEVLARAFDPFFTTKTEGTGLGMSIARSVVDLHGGTLTVQSRVGQGTDVRIKLPVSRP, from the coding sequence TGGTGCGGCGCGGGCCGGCGGGCGCCCTGGTGATCGAGACGCCGACGCGCGTCGAGCCGACCGAGGACGACCTCGAGCTGCTGGCGCTCTTCTCCTCCCAGGCCGCGATCGCCGTGCGGAACACGCACGAGCTCGAGCGGCACCGGAGCGGCGCGCTCGCGGCCCTCGGCCGGATGGCCACCCAGGTCGCGCACGAGGTGAAGAACCCGCTCGCCGGGCTCCGCCTCTACGCCCGGCACCTCGAGCAGCGGCTCAGCCGCGCGGCAGACGCCGAGGGCGCCGAGCTCGCCGGGAAGATCGCGACCACCGTGGACCATCTGGCGTCGGTCGTCGCCGAGATCACCACCTTCGGCCGGCCGCCCGAGCTCCACCGCGCGCCGACGCAGGTGCACGACCTGCTCGACGAGTGCCTCGCCCTCGCGGCGGCGCGCTTCGAGGGCGCGGCCGTCGAGGTGGTCCGCAAGTACGACCCCGCGATCCGCGAGGCGCCGCTCGACGCGCGCGGGCTGCGCAAGGCGTTCCTCAACCTGATCCTCAACGCCTTCGAGGCGCTCGCGGCGGGCGGGCGCCTCACGGTGACGACGGCCCTGGCAGCCGACACGGCGACGCTCGCCGTCACGATCGAGGACACGGGCGTGGGCATGACCGACGAAGTCCTCGCGCGCGCGTTCGACCCGTTCTTCACGACGAAGACGGAGGGCACCGGGCTCGGCATGTCGATCGCGCGCTCGGTGGTGGACCTCCACGGCGGGACGCTGACGGTGCAGAGCCGCGTCGGCCAGGGAACCGACGTGCGGATCAAGCTCCCGGTGTCGCGACCGTGA
- a CDS encoding P-II family nitrogen regulator, protein MKKIEAIIKPFKLDDVKEALTAIGVIGMTVSEVRGFGRQKGHTELYRGGEYTVDFLPKIKIEVVVPDRLVDKVAEVVANAAKTGNIGDGKIFVHPVESAVRIRTGERDESAL, encoded by the coding sequence ATGAAAAAGATCGAGGCCATCATCAAGCCGTTCAAGCTCGACGACGTCAAGGAAGCGCTCACCGCCATCGGCGTCATCGGGATGACCGTGTCGGAGGTGCGCGGCTTTGGCCGGCAGAAGGGCCACACCGAGCTCTACCGCGGCGGCGAATACACGGTGGACTTCCTCCCGAAGATCAAGATCGAGGTCGTCGTCCCGGACCGTCTCGTGGACAAGGTCGCCGAGGTCGTGGCGAACGCGGCCAAGACCGGCAACATCGGCGACGGCAAGATCTTCGTGCACCCGGTCGAGAGCGCGGTGCGCATCCGCACGGGCGAGCGCGACGAGAGCGCGCTCTAG